One genomic window of Corynebacterium sp. sy039 includes the following:
- a CDS encoding DNA-directed RNA polymerase subunit beta': protein MLDVNFFDELRIGLATADDIRRWSKGEVKKPETINYRTLKPEKDGLFCERIFGPTRDWECACGKYKRVRYKGIICERCGVEVTKSKVRRERMGHIELAAPVTHIWYFKGVPSRLGYLLDLPPKDLERIIYFAANIITSVDEEARHNDMSTLEMEMLLEKKDVEADAESEIAERAQKLEEDLAELEAAGAKADARRKVQNAAEKEMSSIRQRAELEIDRLEEIWQTFVKLSPKQMIIDDSIYEELVDRFEDYFTGGMGAEAIQTLIRNFDLDKEAEELREIIKNGKGQKKTRALKRLKVVAAFQRSGNDPAGMVLDCIPVIPPELRPMVQLDGGRFATSDLNDLYRRVINRNNRLKRMIDLGAPEIIVNNEKRMLQESVDALFDNGRRGRPVNGPGNRPLKSLSDLLKGKQGRFRQNLLGKRVDYSGRSVIIVGPQLKLHECGLPKLMALELFKPFVMKRLVENDYAQNIKSAKRMVERQRPEVWDVLEEAIAEHPVMLNRAPTLHRLGIQAFEPKLIEGKAIQLHPLACEAFNADFDGDQMAVHLPLSAEAQAEARVLMLASNNILSPASGKPLAMPRLDMVTGLYFLTMNKTNGEFGSQGAYAPATENGPATGVYSSYAEAIMAYDRGVLGLQAKIKVRISHLRPPADIEAELFPEGWEQGQSWLADTTLGRVMFNELLPWNYPYLEGVMVRKGGGSDKLMLGDVINDLAAKYPMITVAQTMDKMKDAGFYWATRSGVTITMSDVLVLPNKDEILDSYESEARKIERKYWEQGALTERERYDRLVELWKDATDTVGNAVEALYPDDNPIPMIVKSGAAGNMRQIWTLAGMKGMVVNSKGDYITRPIKTSFREGLSVLEYFNNSHGSRKGLADTALRTADSGYLTRRLVDVAQDVIVREDDCGTRQGIRVPVAVEVKDAQGEVTGYRAHDLIETSVSGRVVATDVTVNDETIVSAGENLTEEIIAKLVDAGITRVKVRSVLTCQTATGVCAKCYGKSMASGQLVDIGEAVGIVAAQSIGEPGTQLTMRTFHQGGVGGDITGGLPRVQELFEARVPKNRAPIASVAGTVSLTDEGNFYTLTITPDDGSDDVIYEKLSKRQGLASIRVPMENNPGAFIERTLREGDHVEVGERLLRGPADPHDVLEVLGRRGVEQHLVDEVQAVYRAQGVAIHDKHIEIIIRQMLRRGTVIESGSTEFLPGTLVDLSEAKAANAEAVAAGKQPAELRSEIMGITKASLATESWLSAASFQETTRVLTDAAINKRSDKLIGLKENVIIGKLIPAGTGIARYRNIAVKPTEAARNAAYSIPTYGDSIYGDDGYGEFTGASIPLDDAFNS from the coding sequence GTGTTAGACGTCAATTTCTTCGATGAGCTCCGCATCGGCCTGGCTACAGCCGACGACATCCGTCGTTGGTCTAAAGGCGAGGTCAAGAAGCCGGAGACCATTAACTACCGTACTCTTAAGCCAGAGAAGGACGGCTTGTTCTGTGAGCGCATCTTCGGTCCAACCCGCGACTGGGAATGTGCTTGTGGTAAATACAAGCGTGTCCGCTACAAGGGCATTATCTGTGAACGCTGTGGCGTTGAAGTAACCAAGTCCAAGGTGCGCCGTGAGCGTATGGGACACATTGAACTTGCTGCACCAGTAACACACATCTGGTACTTCAAGGGTGTGCCATCACGCCTAGGCTACTTATTGGATCTACCTCCAAAAGACCTCGAGCGTATCATTTACTTCGCCGCTAACATCATCACCAGCGTTGATGAAGAAGCGCGTCACAATGATATGAGCACCCTTGAAATGGAAATGCTGCTCGAAAAGAAAGACGTTGAGGCAGATGCCGAGTCTGAAATTGCTGAGCGCGCGCAAAAGCTAGAAGAAGATCTAGCTGAACTTGAGGCAGCTGGTGCCAAAGCAGATGCACGTCGTAAAGTGCAAAATGCTGCAGAAAAGGAAATGAGCAGCATTCGCCAACGCGCTGAGCTGGAAATCGACCGCTTGGAGGAGATTTGGCAAACATTCGTCAAACTCTCGCCAAAGCAGATGATCATCGACGACTCTATCTATGAAGAGCTTGTTGATCGCTTCGAGGACTACTTCACCGGTGGCATGGGTGCGGAAGCAATCCAGACCCTCATCCGTAACTTTGACCTCGACAAAGAGGCAGAGGAACTACGCGAAATCATCAAGAATGGTAAAGGTCAGAAAAAGACCCGTGCCCTCAAGCGCCTCAAAGTTGTTGCAGCTTTCCAGCGCTCCGGTAATGATCCAGCAGGAATGGTTCTTGACTGCATTCCAGTCATTCCACCAGAGTTGCGCCCAATGGTGCAGCTAGACGGTGGTCGCTTTGCGACCTCCGACCTCAACGACCTTTACCGTCGTGTGATTAACCGCAATAACCGCCTCAAGCGCATGATTGATCTTGGCGCACCTGAGATCATCGTGAACAACGAAAAGCGTATGCTACAAGAATCTGTGGATGCGCTCTTCGACAATGGTCGTCGCGGTCGCCCAGTGAACGGTCCAGGAAACCGACCACTGAAGTCCTTGAGCGATCTGCTCAAGGGTAAGCAAGGACGTTTCCGTCAGAACCTCTTGGGTAAGCGTGTTGACTACTCTGGTCGTTCCGTTATTATCGTCGGTCCGCAGCTCAAACTGCATGAATGTGGTTTGCCAAAACTGATGGCTTTGGAGCTGTTCAAGCCATTCGTGATGAAGCGTTTGGTGGAAAACGATTATGCGCAAAACATCAAGTCCGCAAAGCGCATGGTGGAGCGCCAGCGCCCAGAGGTGTGGGACGTTCTCGAAGAGGCTATTGCCGAGCACCCAGTGATGCTCAACCGTGCACCAACCCTGCACCGTCTAGGTATTCAGGCATTCGAGCCTAAGCTGATCGAAGGTAAAGCAATCCAGCTCCACCCACTAGCGTGTGAGGCATTCAACGCTGACTTCGACGGTGACCAGATGGCTGTGCACCTGCCACTATCCGCAGAGGCACAAGCTGAGGCTCGCGTATTGATGCTTGCGTCGAACAACATTCTATCCCCAGCGTCTGGTAAGCCATTGGCTATGCCTCGTCTGGACATGGTGACTGGTTTGTACTTCCTCACCATGAACAAGACCAATGGGGAATTTGGTTCCCAGGGAGCCTATGCACCTGCGACCGAAAATGGTCCAGCAACGGGTGTATATTCTTCCTACGCAGAAGCCATCATGGCATATGACCGTGGTGTGCTTGGGCTACAGGCGAAAATCAAGGTACGGATTAGCCACTTGCGCCCACCAGCTGATATTGAAGCTGAACTCTTCCCAGAAGGCTGGGAGCAAGGACAATCCTGGTTGGCTGACACCACCCTCGGTCGAGTAATGTTCAACGAGCTCTTGCCGTGGAACTACCCATACCTTGAAGGCGTGATGGTTCGTAAAGGTGGCGGCAGTGACAAACTCATGCTTGGCGACGTCATCAATGACCTTGCAGCTAAATACCCAATGATCACTGTGGCTCAGACCATGGATAAGATGAAAGACGCCGGTTTCTACTGGGCAACTCGCTCTGGCGTTACCATCACCATGTCTGACGTGCTTGTCTTGCCAAACAAAGACGAAATCCTTGACTCCTACGAGAGCGAGGCACGCAAGATCGAGCGCAAATACTGGGAGCAGGGTGCTCTTACTGAGCGCGAACGCTATGACCGTCTCGTTGAACTCTGGAAAGATGCAACTGACACTGTGGGTAACGCAGTCGAAGCACTCTACCCAGATGACAACCCAATCCCAATGATCGTGAAGTCCGGTGCTGCCGGTAACATGCGTCAGATCTGGACCCTTGCTGGTATGAAGGGTATGGTTGTGAACTCAAAGGGTGACTACATCACCCGCCCAATTAAGACCTCCTTCCGTGAAGGTCTGTCGGTGCTCGAGTACTTCAACAACTCCCACGGTTCCCGTAAAGGTCTTGCCGATACCGCGTTGCGTACTGCTGACTCTGGTTACCTCACCCGTCGTCTGGTGGACGTGGCTCAGGATGTTATCGTTCGCGAAGACGACTGTGGCACCCGCCAAGGTATCCGCGTTCCAGTGGCAGTAGAAGTAAAAGATGCTCAAGGCGAAGTCACCGGTTACCGCGCCCATGACCTCATCGAAACCAGTGTGTCTGGTCGTGTTGTCGCAACCGACGTAACTGTCAATGATGAAACAATCGTTTCCGCAGGTGAAAATCTCACTGAAGAAATCATTGCGAAACTCGTCGACGCTGGTATTACCCGTGTGAAAGTACGCTCCGTACTAACCTGCCAGACTGCAACAGGTGTGTGTGCTAAGTGCTATGGCAAGTCCATGGCATCTGGTCAGCTCGTGGATATCGGCGAAGCCGTTGGTATTGTGGCAGCGCAGTCCATTGGTGAGCCAGGTACCCAGTTGACAATGCGTACCTTCCACCAAGGTGGTGTTGGTGGCGATATTACCGGTGGTTTGCCACGTGTTCAGGAACTCTTCGAGGCACGTGTACCAAAGAACCGCGCACCTATCGCCTCCGTAGCCGGTACCGTCAGCTTGACTGATGAGGGTAATTTCTACACTCTCACCATCACTCCCGACGATGGCTCCGATGATGTCATCTACGAGAAGCTATCCAAGCGTCAGGGTCTAGCATCAATCCGCGTGCCAATGGAGAACAACCCAGGTGCATTCATCGAGCGCACTCTGCGTGAAGGCGACCACGTTGAAGTTGGTGAACGACTCCTCCGCGGACCTGCTGATCCACACGACGTTCTTGAAGTGCTCGGACGACGTGGCGTCGAACAGCACCTCGTTGATGAAGTACAAGCTGTGTACCGTGCACAGGGTGTGGCAATTCACGATAAGCACATTGAGATTATTATTCGCCAAATGTTGCGTCGTGGAACAGTGATTGAATCAGGATCTACCGAGTTCCTACCAGGTACTCTCGTGGATCTCTCCGAGGCAAAAGCAGCAAATGCTGAGGCAGTTGCCGCAGGTAAGCAGCCAGCGGAATTGCGCTCTGAGATCATGGGTATCACCAAGGCTTCCTTGGCTACCGAATCATGGCTCTCTGCTGCTTCCTTCCAGGAGACAACCCGTGTGCTTACCGACGCTGCCATTAACAAGCGTTCCGATAAGCTCATCGGTCTGAAAGAAAACGTCATTATCGGTAAACTCATCCCAGCTGGTACCGGTATTGCTCGTTACCGCAACATTGCAGTGAAACCAACTGAGGCTGCACGCAATGCTGCATACTCCATCCCAACCTATGGTGACTCCATCTACGGTGACGATGGATACGGTGAATTCACCGGCGCATCCATTCCATTGGATGACGCATTCAACTCCTAA
- a CDS encoding DNA-directed RNA polymerase subunit beta, which translates to MLEGPILAVSRQTKADIPGAPKRKSFAKITEPIEVPGLLDIQLESFAWLIGTPEWRARKQEELGEGVRVTSGLEDILEELSPIQDYSGNMSLSLSEPRFEDMKNTIDEAKDKDINYSAPLYVTAEFINNDTQEIKSQTVFIGDFPMMTDKGTFIVNGTERVVVSQLVRSPGVYFDQTIDKSTERPLHSAKVIPSRGAWLEFDIDKRDTVGVRIDRKRRQPVTVFLRALGWTTQQIQERFGFSGIMMQTLEDDGFEKIDPAERTDAALLEIYRKQRPGEQPTRDLARSLLDNSFFKAKRYDLAKVGRYKVNRKLGLGGDNEGLMTLTEEDIATTLEYLVRLHEGEQTMTSPIGREIPVEVDDIDHFGNRRLRTVGELIQNQVRVGLSRMERVVRERMTTQDAESITPTSLINVRPVSAAIREFFGTSQMSQFMDQNNSLSGLTNKRRLSALGPGGLSRERAGIEVRDVHASHYGRMCPIETPEGPNIGLIGALASYARVNPFGFIETPYRKVENGRLTDQIDYLTADEEDRYAVAQAKTAVDKDGYILDDRVTVRMKNGEVAVVKNTEIDYMDVSPRQMVSVATAMIPFLEHDDANRALMGANMQRQAVPLVRAEAPFVGTGMELRAAYDAGDLVINKKAGVVEDLSADFITVMDDEGIRDTYRLRKFERTNQGTSYNQKPLVNIGDRVEAGQVIADGPGTHNGEMALGRNLLVAFMPWEGHNYEDAIILNQRLVEEDILTSIHIEEHEIDARDTKLGAEEITREIPNVSEDVLKDLDERGIVRIGADVRDGDILVGKVTPKGETELTPEERLLRAIFGEKAREVRDTSMKVPHGETGKVIGVRRFSREDDDDLAPGVNEMIRVYVAQKRKIQDGDKLAGRHGNKGVVGKILPAEDMPFLPDGTPVDIILNTHGVPRRMNIGQVLEVHLGWLAAAGWKIDTDNPDNAELMKLLPEELYDVPAGSLTATPVFDGASNEELAGLLANSRPNRDGDVMVDANGKAQLFDGRSGEPFHDPVSVGYMYILKLHHLVDEKIHARSTGPYSMITQQPLGGKAQFGGQRFGEMEVWAMQAYGAAYTLQELLTIKSDDVVGRVKVYEAIVKGENIPDPGIPESFKVLLKELQSLCLNVEVLSADGTPMELSGSEDDEFDQAGASLGINLSRDERSDADIA; encoded by the coding sequence GTGCTGGAAGGACCCATCTTGGCAGTCTCCCGCCAGACCAAGGCCGATATCCCTGGGGCTCCAAAACGTAAATCGTTTGCCAAAATCACGGAACCAATCGAGGTCCCGGGGCTTCTTGATATTCAATTAGAATCATTCGCTTGGCTTATCGGTACCCCTGAGTGGCGTGCCCGTAAGCAAGAAGAGCTAGGTGAGGGCGTTCGCGTCACTAGCGGTCTCGAGGATATTCTCGAGGAGCTTTCACCTATCCAAGATTATTCTGGAAATATGTCTCTGTCGTTGTCGGAGCCACGCTTCGAGGACATGAAGAACACTATCGACGAGGCAAAAGACAAAGATATTAATTACTCTGCACCACTCTATGTGACAGCCGAGTTTATTAATAACGACACCCAGGAAATCAAGTCACAGACAGTTTTCATTGGTGATTTCCCAATGATGACAGACAAAGGCACGTTCATTGTTAATGGTACTGAGCGTGTTGTTGTGTCTCAGCTTGTGCGTTCTCCTGGCGTGTACTTTGACCAGACAATCGACAAATCAACTGAGCGTCCATTACATTCAGCGAAGGTCATTCCTTCCCGTGGTGCATGGCTAGAGTTTGACATTGACAAGCGCGATACCGTCGGAGTACGTATCGACCGCAAACGTCGTCAGCCAGTAACCGTGTTCCTACGTGCATTGGGCTGGACAACCCAGCAGATCCAGGAACGCTTCGGGTTCTCTGGCATCATGATGCAGACTCTGGAAGATGACGGTTTCGAGAAAATCGATCCAGCTGAGCGTACCGACGCCGCTCTCTTAGAAATCTATCGCAAGCAGCGTCCAGGCGAGCAACCAACTCGTGATCTGGCTCGCTCCTTGCTGGATAACTCATTCTTCAAGGCAAAGCGCTATGATCTCGCTAAAGTTGGTCGCTACAAGGTAAACCGCAAGCTCGGTTTAGGTGGCGACAATGAAGGTCTAATGACTCTTACCGAAGAAGATATTGCCACCACACTGGAATACCTTGTGCGTTTGCATGAAGGTGAGCAGACCATGACCTCCCCAATTGGTCGTGAGATCCCAGTTGAGGTTGATGATATTGACCACTTTGGTAATCGTCGTTTGCGTACCGTCGGTGAGCTTATCCAAAACCAGGTTCGTGTAGGTCTGTCTCGTATGGAGCGTGTGGTTCGCGAGCGCATGACCACTCAGGACGCTGAGTCGATCACACCAACCTCGTTGATTAACGTGCGCCCAGTTTCTGCTGCCATTCGTGAGTTCTTCGGTACTTCACAGATGTCGCAGTTCATGGATCAAAACAACTCACTTTCTGGTTTGACCAACAAGCGTCGTCTCTCTGCGCTTGGTCCTGGTGGTTTGTCCCGTGAACGCGCTGGTATTGAGGTTCGAGACGTTCACGCTTCTCACTATGGTCGTATGTGTCCAATTGAGACTCCCGAAGGTCCAAACATTGGTCTGATCGGTGCTTTGGCATCTTATGCTCGCGTGAACCCATTTGGGTTTATTGAAACCCCATACCGCAAGGTAGAAAATGGTCGCCTTACCGACCAAATCGACTACCTCACCGCTGATGAAGAAGACCGTTATGCAGTGGCTCAGGCGAAAACTGCAGTAGATAAAGACGGCTACATTCTTGACGACCGCGTCACCGTTCGCATGAAGAACGGTGAGGTAGCCGTGGTCAAGAATACTGAGATTGACTACATGGACGTCTCACCTCGTCAGATGGTGTCGGTTGCAACCGCAATGATTCCATTCCTCGAGCACGACGACGCTAACCGTGCCCTCATGGGTGCAAATATGCAGCGCCAGGCAGTGCCACTTGTGCGTGCTGAAGCACCATTTGTTGGTACCGGTATGGAACTTCGTGCAGCTTACGACGCAGGTGATCTTGTGATTAACAAGAAAGCCGGTGTCGTTGAAGACCTGTCTGCTGACTTCATCACCGTGATGGACGATGAAGGTATCCGTGATACCTACCGCTTGCGCAAGTTTGAGCGCACTAACCAGGGCACAAGCTATAACCAAAAACCATTGGTCAACATTGGTGACCGCGTAGAAGCTGGTCAAGTTATCGCTGATGGTCCAGGTACTCACAATGGTGAAATGGCATTGGGACGCAACTTGCTTGTTGCGTTCATGCCTTGGGAAGGTCACAACTACGAGGACGCTATCATCTTGAACCAGCGTCTCGTGGAAGAAGACATCCTGACCTCCATCCACATTGAAGAACACGAAATTGATGCGCGTGACACCAAACTCGGTGCCGAGGAAATCACTCGTGAAATTCCAAATGTGAGCGAGGACGTGCTCAAAGATCTCGACGAGCGCGGTATTGTTCGCATCGGTGCAGATGTTCGTGACGGCGATATCCTCGTCGGTAAGGTCACCCCGAAGGGTGAAACAGAGCTGACCCCAGAAGAGCGCCTCCTGCGTGCTATTTTCGGTGAGAAAGCTCGTGAGGTTCGCGATACCTCCATGAAGGTGCCACACGGTGAGACTGGTAAAGTTATCGGTGTTCGTCGTTTCTCTCGTGAAGACGATGATGATCTCGCACCAGGCGTAAACGAAATGATCCGCGTGTACGTCGCTCAAAAGCGTAAGATCCAAGACGGTGATAAGCTCGCTGGTCGCCACGGTAACAAGGGTGTGGTTGGTAAGATTTTGCCAGCTGAAGATATGCCATTCTTGCCAGACGGTACTCCAGTAGACATCATCTTGAACACTCACGGTGTGCCACGTCGTATGAACATCGGTCAGGTGCTCGAGGTTCACCTCGGCTGGTTGGCTGCTGCTGGTTGGAAGATTGACACAGACAACCCAGATAACGCTGAGTTGATGAAGCTCCTCCCAGAAGAACTTTACGACGTTCCTGCAGGATCTTTGACCGCAACCCCAGTATTCGACGGTGCATCCAACGAAGAACTAGCTGGTTTGCTTGCTAATTCTCGTCCAAATCGTGACGGTGACGTCATGGTAGACGCCAATGGTAAAGCGCAGCTATTCGACGGACGCTCAGGTGAACCATTCCATGATCCAGTATCTGTTGGTTACATGTACATCCTGAAGCTGCACCACCTGGTTGATGAGAAGATTCACGCACGTTCCACGGGTCCTTACTCCATGATTACCCAGCAGCCTCTGGGTGGTAAGGCACAGTTCGGTGGCCAGCGCTTCGGTGAAATGGAAGTGTGGGCAATGCAGGCATATGGTGCCGCTTACACCCTCCAGGAGCTATTGACCATTAAGTCCGATGACGTGGTTGGTCGTGTCAAAGTCTATGAGGCAATCGTCAAAGGCGAGAACATTCCAGACCCAGGTATTCCTGAGTCATTCAAGGTGTTGCTCAAAGAATTGCAATCCCTCTGTCTCAACGTGGAAGTTCTCTCCGCAGACGGTACCCCAATGGAACTATCCGGCTCAGAGGACGATGAGTTCGATCAAGCTGGCGCTTCCCTTGGCATTAACTTGTCTCGTGATGAACGCTCCGACGCTGACATCGCTTAA
- a CDS encoding glycerophosphodiester phosphodiesterase family protein, giving the protein MKKYLPARAMLAATLVSALMLSGCSNSESDSTAEKTSAAASAANTSQAPTPLAANSNAAASAKLPTTFDLQAHRGGRGEWTENSRTSFENVKNVGVTTIELDILVSEDGVPVVWHDEDIQAEKCADTAPATPQDPEFPYVGKLIKDLSWAQLQTLDCNKALEKFPEAKHEQGTKLIQLSELYDIYAGTDAYFNVEAKVAVEKPGTNKPNPEIVSAMLGAINASGMADRTTIQSFDWSIFPLFREQAPEIPLALLWDETTWKSGSAWTGSVDYDAVKGDVIAAAKQLDVQILSPGFAVPYDAAAGDKDYHPVATPEFMRKAHEAGLRVIPWTINDEATMREQIDAGVDGIITDYPSKLKKILDEKGVEYK; this is encoded by the coding sequence ATGAAAAAATATCTGCCAGCACGGGCTATGCTCGCAGCAACCCTAGTCAGCGCACTTATGCTCAGTGGTTGCAGCAATAGTGAAAGCGACAGCACCGCCGAAAAAACCAGCGCCGCAGCAAGCGCAGCGAACACGTCCCAGGCTCCTACACCACTGGCAGCCAATAGCAACGCAGCTGCAAGCGCCAAGCTACCTACCACTTTCGATTTGCAAGCACACCGTGGTGGTCGAGGCGAGTGGACCGAAAACTCACGCACCTCTTTTGAGAATGTCAAGAATGTCGGCGTTACCACCATTGAGCTTGACATTCTTGTCTCCGAAGACGGAGTACCAGTGGTATGGCACGATGAGGACATTCAGGCAGAAAAATGCGCAGATACCGCACCTGCCACCCCGCAAGACCCCGAGTTCCCATACGTCGGCAAGCTCATTAAAGATCTGTCTTGGGCACAATTGCAAACCCTCGACTGCAACAAAGCACTCGAGAAGTTCCCAGAAGCAAAACATGAACAGGGCACAAAGCTCATTCAGCTCAGTGAGCTCTATGACATCTATGCTGGTACCGACGCGTATTTTAATGTCGAGGCAAAGGTAGCCGTGGAAAAACCAGGCACCAACAAACCAAACCCAGAAATTGTTAGCGCAATGCTGGGCGCGATCAATGCGTCTGGTATGGCAGATCGCACCACAATTCAGTCCTTCGACTGGAGCATTTTCCCGCTCTTCCGTGAACAAGCCCCTGAGATTCCATTGGCACTACTCTGGGACGAAACCACCTGGAAGTCTGGTTCCGCATGGACCGGTTCCGTAGATTATGACGCTGTAAAAGGCGATGTCATTGCAGCCGCCAAGCAGCTCGACGTACAGATCCTGTCCCCTGGTTTTGCGGTTCCTTATGACGCAGCCGCCGGCGATAAAGACTATCACCCTGTGGCGACACCAGAGTTTATGCGCAAAGCGCACGAGGCTGGCTTGCGAGTAATCCCGTGGACAATCAATGATGAAGCAACAATGCGAGAGCAGATCGACGCTGGTGTCGACGGCATTATCACTGATTATCCATCCAAGCTCAAGAAGATTCTGGACGAAAAAGGCGTGGAGTATAAGTAG